One genomic region from Portunus trituberculatus isolate SZX2019 chromosome 3, ASM1759143v1, whole genome shotgun sequence encodes:
- the LOC123507601 gene encoding lysine-specific demethylase 6A-like isoform X3 — translation MRGSGRAIKAFQQVLYIDPGFSRANEVHLRLGLMFKVQSDYESSLKHFQSALVDAGPSSFSKLEIQFHVAHLYELQNKHRCAREAYENLLKEADLPNHLRADIQRQLGWMYHTVDTLGEKSYRELTAVQFLQKSIEADPKSGQSLYLLGRCYSALGKVHDAFIAYRNSVDKCEGNADTWCSIGVLYQQQNQPIDALQAYICAVQYDKGHTAAWTNLGILYETCNQPRDALACYMNATRGSNKAVNPNLAPRIKFLQQQLANAPMPSAINKPRQLLSIEEAWNLPVTTDMSNRQQTGQNQSASQRPLAAGASGYQKYGSPYVAAGSTGPPPPYPAAGNDAKRFKPDITADQQRPHFYLNQQQMQLLHYLQQNQANLTPQQQQQLTQLQQNYRVMQQHQMKIHQQQLQQQQQQQQQQQQHQQQQSAVPGPQVSPNLGQAPGYTPGGTMVRPSPSGHHSFTPQATNGVNRGYIPQRPQTPTTNYNQPTQAYSQPSSTGGYIPPSQGYTNGVPTTSTNYSYNNGYNNASMNEALPKDLTGVTPETTVSDQELQELKELISQREFTTSLAEDLLNRLAQGEDVIDELSKAGDVGPEVALPNTTFSTTTTSPSTTSAPATVSTSVSLQPGIPHIKQEEPDVKPSTHGVMSEAKPRLNMRLCDIKVEPTTEPVFSISLPSTDIISGCKGQGSCARNSSMVTDRQVPPSLPEPPKVILNKEQLLPNTPSVLLDNKKLAFSPQLQEFCLQHPIAVVRGLASALKLDLGLFSTKTLVEANPEHSVEVRTQMKQEADENLDPTTEAKVWPCASHRSHTTIAKYAQYQASSFQESLKEEQDRIAAGAPKTDDSKKKKTPKTIKFGTNVDLSDEKKWRPQLQELMKLPAFARVVSAGNMLSHVGHPILGMNTVQLYMKVPGSRTPGHQENNNFCSININIGPGDCEWFGVPDAYWGVIANMCEKNRTNYLHGSWWPDLQELYEENVPVYRFHQKPGDMVWVNSGCVHWVQAVGWCNNIAWNVGPLTARQYTLALERYEWNKLHSFKSIVPLVHLSWNLARNIKVSDPKLFDTIKGCLMRSFRQVCLSLDFVKQCGLQTKFHGRTRTDASHYCGICEIEVFDVLFVKEQERRHVVHCIDCARRQAPRLEGFVVLEEYHVNDLCQVYDNFVLHSVQGQTLPGQVPTPPPSSCTPTPLT, via the exons ATGCGAGGGTCTGGCCG GGCAATCAAGGCGTTTCAGCAGGTTCTGTACATAGATCCAGGTTTCAGCCGCGCCAATGAGGTTCACTTGCGTCTGGGGTTGATGTTCAAAGTCCAGAGTGACTATGAGTCGTCTTTGAAACATTTCCAGTCAGCCCTCGTTGACGCCGGCCCATCATCCTTCTCCAAGCTTGAGA TCCAGTTTCATGTTGCACACTTGTACGAGCTGCAGAATAAACACAGGTGTGCGCGGGAAGCCTACGAGAACCTGCTGAAGGAAGCTGATTTGCCCAACCACCTGCGGGCCGACATCCAGCGCCAGCTAGGATGGATGTACCACACTGTTGACACTCTAGGAGAAAAGTCATACCGGGAACTCACAGCCGTTCAGTTCCTTCAGAAGTCCATCGAGGCAGACCCCAAGAGTGGCCAGAGTCTGTACCTGCTAGGCCGCTGCTACTCTGCCCTGGGGAAGGTTCACGACGCCTTCATCGCCTACAGGAACTCGGTGGACAAGTGTGAGGGGAATGCTGACACCTGGTGCTCTATAGG AGTCCTGTACCAGCAGCAGAACCAGCCAATTGACGCTCTCCAGGCATACATCTGTGCAGTGCAGTACGACAAGGGCCACACCGCAGCCTGGACCAACTTGGGCATCCTGTACGAGACATGCAACCAGCCTCGCGATGCCCTCGCCTGCTACATGAATGCCACACGGGGTAGCAACAAGGCCGTCAATCCAAACCTCGCACCACGCATCAAGTTTCTCCAGCAGCAGCTGGCAAATGCTCCCATGCCGAGTGCAATAAACAAGCCTCGGCAGCTGCTGAGCATTGAGGAGGCTTGGAATCTACCTGTCACCACAGACATGTCCAACAGGCAGCAGACTGGCCAGAACCAGTCCGCCAGCCAGCGACCCCTGGCGGCTGGGGCCAGCGGCTACCAGAAGTATGGGTCGCCCTATGTGGCTGCCGGCTCCACTGGGCCACCGCCACCATACCCAGCGGCCGGGAATGATGCTAAGCGCTTCAAACCAGACATCACGGCCGACCAGCAGCGGCCGCACTTCTACCTCAACCAGCAGCAGATGCAGCTGTTGCACTACCTGCAGCAGAACCAAGCCAACCTGAcgccacaacagcagcagcaactcaCTCAGCTGCAGCAGAACTACAGGGTTATGCAGCAGCACCAAATGAAGATCCACCAGCAGCAgctacaacagcagcagcaacagcagcagcagcaacaacagcaccagcagcagcagtcagcTGTGCCTGGCCCTCAGGTGTCACCAAACCTGGGCCAGGCGCCGGGCTACACCCCGGGCGGGACAATGGTGCGGCCCAGCCCCTCAGGCCACCACAGCTTCACTCCGCAGGCCACCAATGGGGTCAACAGAGGCTACATTCCCCAAAGACCCCAGACACCCACCACCAACTACAACCAACCCACCCAAGCTTATTCACAGCCCTCCTCCACCGGCGGTTACATCCCCCCCTCCCAGGGCTACACCAACGGCgtgcccaccacctccaccaactaCAGCTATAACAACGGCTACAACAACGCCAGTATGAACGAGGCGCTCCCCAAGGACCTGACTGGTGTCACTCCAGAAACTACTGTCAGCGACCAGGAGCTGCAGGAGCTGAAGGAACTGATTAGTCAGAGGGAGTTCACCACGTCACTGGCCGAGGACCTGCTGAACCGCCTGGCGCAGGGTGAGGATGTCATCGACGAGCTCTCCAAAGCTGGTGACGTCGGGCCTGAGGTCGCCCTTCCAAACACCACcttctccaccactaccacctcaccctccaccacctccgcccCGGCCACAGTCTCCACCTCAGTGAGCCTACAGCCGGGAATCCCCCACATCAAGCAGGAGGAGCCGGATGTGAAGCCATCCACTCACGGTGTCATGTCTGAAGCCAAACCACGCCTTAACATGAGGCTGTGTGACATCAAGGTGGAGCCCACCACAGAGCCGGTGTTCTCCATCAGCCTGCCCAGCACAGACATCATCAGCGGGTGCAAGGGCCAAGGCAGTTGTGCACGCAACTCCAGCATGGTAACGGACAGACAGGTTCCCCCATCCTTGCCGGAGCCACCTAAGGTTATTCTAAACAAGGAGCAGCTGCTGCCCAACACACCTTCAGTACTTCTAGACAACAAAAAACTAGCCTTCTCACCGCAGCTGCAGGAGTTCTGTCTGCAGCATCCAATAGCTGTAGTGAGGGGACTGGCCTCAGCCCTCAAGCTAGACCTGGGTCTCTTCTCCACCAAGACTCTGGTGGAGGCCAACCCTGAACACTCGGTGGAGGTGCGGACCCAGATGAAGCAGGAGGCTGACGAGAACCTGGATCCCACCACTGAGGCCAAGGTGTGGCCGTGTGCCAGCCACCGCTCCCACACTACCATAGCCAAGTATGCCCAGTACCAGGCGTCCAGCTTCCAGGAGAGTCtcaaggaggagcaggacaggATAGCCGCTGGCGCCCCAAAGACCGACgacagcaagaagaaaaagactccCAAGACGATTAAATTTGGTACAAATGTCGACCTCTCTGACGAAAAGAAATGGCGGCCACAGCTGCAGGAGCTGATGAAGCTGCCAGCCTTTGCAAGAGTGGTGTCGGCCGGTAACATGTTGTCCCACGTGGGTCACCCAATACTGGGCATGAACACGGTGCAGCTGTACATGAAG GTGCCGGGCTCCAGGACGCCGGGGCACCAGGAGAACAACAACTTCTGctccatcaacatcaacattgGCCCCGGGGACTGTGAGTGGTTTGGCGTGCCTGACGCGTACTGGGGCGTCATCGCCAACATGTGTGAAAa GAATCGGACCAATTACCTCCACGGGTCCTGGTGGCCCGACCTTCAGGAATTGTACGAAGAGAATGTTCCTGTGTACCGTTTCCACCAGAAGCCGGGAGACATGGTCTGGGTCAACTCAG GTTGTGTTCACTGGGTGCAGGCTGTGGGTTGGTGCAACAACATAGCATGGAACGTGGGGCCACTCACAGCCCGCCAGTACACCCTCGCTCTGGAGCGCTACGAGTGGAATAAGCTGCACAGCTTCAAGTCCATTGTACCTCTTGTTCACTTGTCGTGGAACCTGGCAAGAAACATCAAGGTGTCAGATCCCAAGCTCTTTGATACCATCAA GGGCTGCTTAATGAGATCATTCCGTCAGGTCTGTCTGTCACTAGACTTTGTGAAGCAGTGTGGCCTGCAGACCAAGTTCCACGGCAGGACAAGGACTGACGCTTCTCACTACTGTGGCATCTGTGAGATAGAG GTATTCGACGTGCTGTTTGTGAAGGAGCAGGAGCGGCGGCATGTGGTCCACTGCATCGACTGTGCACGCCGCCAAGCCCCGCGCCTCGAGGGCTTTGTGGTGCTGGAAGAGTACCACGTAAATGACCTCTGCCAGGTGTATGACAACTTTGTGTTGCACTCG GTGCAGGGACAGACGTTACCAGGCCAAGTACCAACCCCACCCCCTTCCTCCTGCACCCCCACCCCCCTTACATGA
- the LOC123507601 gene encoding lysine-specific demethylase 6A-like isoform X4, translated as MFKVQSDYESSLKHFQSALVDAGPSSFSKLEIQFHVAHLYELQNKHRCAREAYENLLKEADLPNHLRADIQRQLGWMYHTVDTLGEKSYRELTAVQFLQKSIEADPKSGQSLYLLGRCYSALGKVHDAFIAYRNSVDKCEGNADTWCSIGVLYQQQNQPIDALQAYICAVQYDKGHTAAWTNLGILYETCNQPRDALACYMNATRGSNKAVNPNLAPRIKFLQQQLANAPMPSAINKPRQLLSIEEAWNLPVTTDMSNRQQTGQNQSASQRPLAAGASGYQKYGSPYVAAGSTGPPPPYPAAGNDAKRFKPDITADQQRPHFYLNQQQMQLLHYLQQNQANLTPQQQQQLTQLQQNYRVMQQHQMKIHQQQLQQQQQQQQQQQQHQQQQSAVPGPQVSPNLGQAPGYTPGGTMVRPSPSGHHSFTPQATNGVNRGYIPQRPQTPTTNYNQPTQAYSQPSSTGGYIPPSQGYTNGVPTTSTNYSYNNGYNNASMNEALPKDLTGVTPETTVSDQELQELKELISQREFTTSLAEDLLNRLAQGEDVIDELSKAGDVGPEVALPNTTFSTTTTSPSTTSAPATVSTSVSLQPGIPHIKQEEPDVKPSTHGVMSEAKPRLNMRLCDIKVEPTTEPVFSISLPSTDIISGCKGQGSCARNSSMVTDRQVPPSLPEPPKVILNKEQLLPNTPSVLLDNKKLAFSPQLQEFCLQHPIAVVRGLASALKLDLGLFSTKTLVEANPEHSVEVRTQMKQEADENLDPTTEAKVWPCASHRSHTTIAKYAQYQASSFQESLKEEQDRIAAGAPKTDDSKKKKTPKTIKFGTNVDLSDEKKWRPQLQELMKLPAFARVVSAGNMLSHVGHPILGMNTVQLYMKVPGSRTPGHQENNNFCSININIGPGDCEWFGVPDAYWGVIANMCEKNRTNYLHGSWWPDLQELYEENVPVYRFHQKPGDMVWVNSGCVHWVQAVGWCNNIAWNVGPLTARQYTLALERYEWNKLHSFKSIVPLVHLSWNLARNIKVSDPKLFDTIKGCLMRSFRQVCLSLDFVKQCGLQTKFHGRTRTDASHYCGICEIEVFDVLFVKEQERRHVVHCIDCARRQAPRLEGFVVLEEYHVNDLCQVYDNFVLHSVQGQTLPGQVPTPPPSSCTPTPLT; from the exons ATGTTCAAAGTCCAGAGTGACTATGAGTCGTCTTTGAAACATTTCCAGTCAGCCCTCGTTGACGCCGGCCCATCATCCTTCTCCAAGCTTGAGA TCCAGTTTCATGTTGCACACTTGTACGAGCTGCAGAATAAACACAGGTGTGCGCGGGAAGCCTACGAGAACCTGCTGAAGGAAGCTGATTTGCCCAACCACCTGCGGGCCGACATCCAGCGCCAGCTAGGATGGATGTACCACACTGTTGACACTCTAGGAGAAAAGTCATACCGGGAACTCACAGCCGTTCAGTTCCTTCAGAAGTCCATCGAGGCAGACCCCAAGAGTGGCCAGAGTCTGTACCTGCTAGGCCGCTGCTACTCTGCCCTGGGGAAGGTTCACGACGCCTTCATCGCCTACAGGAACTCGGTGGACAAGTGTGAGGGGAATGCTGACACCTGGTGCTCTATAGG AGTCCTGTACCAGCAGCAGAACCAGCCAATTGACGCTCTCCAGGCATACATCTGTGCAGTGCAGTACGACAAGGGCCACACCGCAGCCTGGACCAACTTGGGCATCCTGTACGAGACATGCAACCAGCCTCGCGATGCCCTCGCCTGCTACATGAATGCCACACGGGGTAGCAACAAGGCCGTCAATCCAAACCTCGCACCACGCATCAAGTTTCTCCAGCAGCAGCTGGCAAATGCTCCCATGCCGAGTGCAATAAACAAGCCTCGGCAGCTGCTGAGCATTGAGGAGGCTTGGAATCTACCTGTCACCACAGACATGTCCAACAGGCAGCAGACTGGCCAGAACCAGTCCGCCAGCCAGCGACCCCTGGCGGCTGGGGCCAGCGGCTACCAGAAGTATGGGTCGCCCTATGTGGCTGCCGGCTCCACTGGGCCACCGCCACCATACCCAGCGGCCGGGAATGATGCTAAGCGCTTCAAACCAGACATCACGGCCGACCAGCAGCGGCCGCACTTCTACCTCAACCAGCAGCAGATGCAGCTGTTGCACTACCTGCAGCAGAACCAAGCCAACCTGAcgccacaacagcagcagcaactcaCTCAGCTGCAGCAGAACTACAGGGTTATGCAGCAGCACCAAATGAAGATCCACCAGCAGCAgctacaacagcagcagcaacagcagcagcagcaacaacagcaccagcagcagcagtcagcTGTGCCTGGCCCTCAGGTGTCACCAAACCTGGGCCAGGCGCCGGGCTACACCCCGGGCGGGACAATGGTGCGGCCCAGCCCCTCAGGCCACCACAGCTTCACTCCGCAGGCCACCAATGGGGTCAACAGAGGCTACATTCCCCAAAGACCCCAGACACCCACCACCAACTACAACCAACCCACCCAAGCTTATTCACAGCCCTCCTCCACCGGCGGTTACATCCCCCCCTCCCAGGGCTACACCAACGGCgtgcccaccacctccaccaactaCAGCTATAACAACGGCTACAACAACGCCAGTATGAACGAGGCGCTCCCCAAGGACCTGACTGGTGTCACTCCAGAAACTACTGTCAGCGACCAGGAGCTGCAGGAGCTGAAGGAACTGATTAGTCAGAGGGAGTTCACCACGTCACTGGCCGAGGACCTGCTGAACCGCCTGGCGCAGGGTGAGGATGTCATCGACGAGCTCTCCAAAGCTGGTGACGTCGGGCCTGAGGTCGCCCTTCCAAACACCACcttctccaccactaccacctcaccctccaccacctccgcccCGGCCACAGTCTCCACCTCAGTGAGCCTACAGCCGGGAATCCCCCACATCAAGCAGGAGGAGCCGGATGTGAAGCCATCCACTCACGGTGTCATGTCTGAAGCCAAACCACGCCTTAACATGAGGCTGTGTGACATCAAGGTGGAGCCCACCACAGAGCCGGTGTTCTCCATCAGCCTGCCCAGCACAGACATCATCAGCGGGTGCAAGGGCCAAGGCAGTTGTGCACGCAACTCCAGCATGGTAACGGACAGACAGGTTCCCCCATCCTTGCCGGAGCCACCTAAGGTTATTCTAAACAAGGAGCAGCTGCTGCCCAACACACCTTCAGTACTTCTAGACAACAAAAAACTAGCCTTCTCACCGCAGCTGCAGGAGTTCTGTCTGCAGCATCCAATAGCTGTAGTGAGGGGACTGGCCTCAGCCCTCAAGCTAGACCTGGGTCTCTTCTCCACCAAGACTCTGGTGGAGGCCAACCCTGAACACTCGGTGGAGGTGCGGACCCAGATGAAGCAGGAGGCTGACGAGAACCTGGATCCCACCACTGAGGCCAAGGTGTGGCCGTGTGCCAGCCACCGCTCCCACACTACCATAGCCAAGTATGCCCAGTACCAGGCGTCCAGCTTCCAGGAGAGTCtcaaggaggagcaggacaggATAGCCGCTGGCGCCCCAAAGACCGACgacagcaagaagaaaaagactccCAAGACGATTAAATTTGGTACAAATGTCGACCTCTCTGACGAAAAGAAATGGCGGCCACAGCTGCAGGAGCTGATGAAGCTGCCAGCCTTTGCAAGAGTGGTGTCGGCCGGTAACATGTTGTCCCACGTGGGTCACCCAATACTGGGCATGAACACGGTGCAGCTGTACATGAAG GTGCCGGGCTCCAGGACGCCGGGGCACCAGGAGAACAACAACTTCTGctccatcaacatcaacattgGCCCCGGGGACTGTGAGTGGTTTGGCGTGCCTGACGCGTACTGGGGCGTCATCGCCAACATGTGTGAAAa GAATCGGACCAATTACCTCCACGGGTCCTGGTGGCCCGACCTTCAGGAATTGTACGAAGAGAATGTTCCTGTGTACCGTTTCCACCAGAAGCCGGGAGACATGGTCTGGGTCAACTCAG GTTGTGTTCACTGGGTGCAGGCTGTGGGTTGGTGCAACAACATAGCATGGAACGTGGGGCCACTCACAGCCCGCCAGTACACCCTCGCTCTGGAGCGCTACGAGTGGAATAAGCTGCACAGCTTCAAGTCCATTGTACCTCTTGTTCACTTGTCGTGGAACCTGGCAAGAAACATCAAGGTGTCAGATCCCAAGCTCTTTGATACCATCAA GGGCTGCTTAATGAGATCATTCCGTCAGGTCTGTCTGTCACTAGACTTTGTGAAGCAGTGTGGCCTGCAGACCAAGTTCCACGGCAGGACAAGGACTGACGCTTCTCACTACTGTGGCATCTGTGAGATAGAG GTATTCGACGTGCTGTTTGTGAAGGAGCAGGAGCGGCGGCATGTGGTCCACTGCATCGACTGTGCACGCCGCCAAGCCCCGCGCCTCGAGGGCTTTGTGGTGCTGGAAGAGTACCACGTAAATGACCTCTGCCAGGTGTATGACAACTTTGTGTTGCACTCG GTGCAGGGACAGACGTTACCAGGCCAAGTACCAACCCCACCCCCTTCCTCCTGCACCCCCACCCCCCTTACATGA